From Agrobacterium vitis:
AAGGACCGATATGCCGAGCAGGAGCAAAAGCTTCGGGAAGAGCGCAAGAATTGCCATGCAATTCTCCTCGGTGGTTTTTTCCCGATTTTGTAAACGCATGTTTTGTGAAGGAGGCTGTGATGAGTATTGTTGAACGTCTGATGCTTGATGCCGTCTCGGCCAGTGCCGGAGCCTCTCACTCTGCCATGCAGCCTGTCAGCGGCCAGTCGATTGGCCTTCGTGAAAAGATTGCCGAGGCAGTTCCCTTTGTTGCTTGCGCCGCGGCCTTCTTGTTTGTCGCGGCTATGATTGTGGGTATTTGACAGGAAAAGGGGATTTGAAGGCAGGGTTTAATTCGGCCTTGCAAGCCCCAGCAAGGCTGCCCCGATCAGGCCTGGCTCAAGTCGGCATTGCGCGGGAACCACGATAGGATAGTTGAATCGTCGCAAGATCCTGGCCCTGACGGCTAAGTCGATGGCTTCAACCAATCTGGTCGCATTGGACAGGCCGCCGCCGACCGGCAGTATGTTTGCTCCCGTCGTGTTGACGACCAGAGCCAGAGGACTGGAAAGCAGTTCGACAAATGCCGCAATGGTCTGGCTTGCCTTGGGCTCGTTGCTTTCCCAATCCTTGACGATGTCCTCACTGCTCCGGTTTTCGCCACTCAGGTGTGTATGGAGCTTTTCCATGCCGCGCGCGCTACAGATGGCGTCGATACAGCCTTTCTGACCGCAGCCGCATTGAAACCGAGGGATGGTGACGGGCGGTTCGCCGACCTCGGTCGCTGCAATTGGTCCATGACCCCATTCTCCGGCAAAGCCGCCATCGCTATTGATCAGTTTGCCATCGACCACCAGTCCGCCGCCGACGCCTGTGCCAAGAATAACGCCGAACACCACACGGTGGCCGCGCCCCGCGCCCAATCCGGCTTCGGCGATCGCGAAACAATCGGCATCATTGGCAATCAGCACAGGCAGGTCCAGGGCCTCTTCCAGATCGTGTTGCAGTAAACGGCCATGGATGCAGGGTATATTGGCGACGACAGCGCGGCGGCTATCCACATCTATAATGCCACAGATGGAAATTGCCACGCAGCTTGGCACCTCTCCCGCTTCGGCAATGATTGACCTGATAACGCCGACAAATGCATCGAAATCCTGCCCCGGCGTCGGCTGACGTGGAAAGGGACGGATATCCTCAGGCGAATAGGCAATCGCGCCCTTGATGGCGGTTCCGCCAATATCGAAACAGACGATCATGCGCGCCGGGCCTCGGAATTTGTTGCTGTGCTATGAACGCATGTTCCAGCGATCCAGGTGGAAACCAGATCGAGTTGCGGGGTGAGCAACAGGAAGTCGGCGTCCTTGCCCGGCGCAAGCTGGCCTTTCGTCTCACACCCAATCGCCTGGGCTGGATAAAGCGACGCCATGTTCAGCGCTTCCTCAAACGTTGTTGCAAGCTTTTCATGAACAAACCGAATGCAGGACAGCATATCGATATCGGCACCAGCAAGGGTTCCATCGGCTAAAGTCAGTCGCCCTCCCTGCCGGTAGACCGGGCGACCATTCAGCATGAAGCCAGTTTCGTCGGTGCCGATGCTCGACATGGCGTCGGTGACCAGGAAAATCCGTCCAGACCCGCGTTTGGCGCGAAGGGCTATTCCCATCGAGACCGGATCGACATGGAAACCGTCCGCGATAATCCCGCAGGACAGCGTTTCTGAAGAAAGGGCTGCTCCGACAAGGCCGGGTTCGCGATTGCCCATCTGGCTCATAGCATTGAACAAATGAGTGACGAGTGTCGCGCCCGCCTCGACATAGGCGCCAATCTGCGCGCAATTTGCATCCGTGTGGCCAAGGCTGATGTGATAACCGGCTGCTCGCAGGGCTTTGACCTGCTGCGGGGTAACGCTTTCCGGCGCAATGGTGATCAGTGCAGTGCCAAATGTGCCGGCAGCGGCAATAAGCTTTGCCAGATCATCATCATTCATGGGGCGGATCAGGGCGGGATCATGGGTGCCCTTGCGCGCCAGCGAAAGGTGCGGACCTTCCAGGTGAAGCCCAAGATAGCCGGGGATCTGTTCGGCCTCAGCTTGGCGGCCAAGGCTCAAGACCTGATCGCGCAAGGCAGGGCGGTCGGTAATCAATGTCGGCAGCAGTGCCGTGGTGCCAAACCTCGCATGGGCGGCGCAAATCGTCCGGATACCGTCCAGATCCGGCTGGTTGTTTAACAACACCCCGCCGCCGCCATTGACTTGAAGATCGATAAAGCCAGGCACGACCAGAGCAGAGCCTGCATCGACCCTGGCAAGGGCGGCAGGCACGGCATTTTCGGAGACTATATCAGCGATCCGCCCCTGATCGACAATCAGAGCCTGATCGTCATGGAACCGCACGCCGTCGAAGATCCGGCCTCCTGTCACAGCGAAAGAGGAGGGAGCCGTAAGAGACGAGATCATCGGGTTTCCGTTACTTTTTTCAGGGCGGCGGGCTTGTCTGGATCAAGGCCCCGGGCGCGCGACAGTGATTCCACCATACCATAATAGGGTACAATCAATGCCAGCGCATCGGTCAACGGATGGCCGGTTTCGATGAAAGGTAGATGATTTGCCTCCTTTGCCAAGGAGGATGTCAGGAACACAGAAGCGTTCTTGGCGGCAAGTCCGTTGGCCGTGGCGGCGATCGACGCTTCCGCCTTGTCCCGGGCGGCAAAGGCGATGATCGGGAAATTCGCAGACACCAGGGAGACCGGACCATGCAACACTTCAGCCGAAGAATAGGCCTCCGCATGCAGTTCAGAGGTTTCCTTGCATTTCAGTGCCGCCTCGCAGGCAATGGCCAGTGTCGGGCCGCGCCCGAGCATGTAGAGCGAATCGGCGTCTTTCAACACCTCGACCAAGCCACTCCAATCCAGGTTCAGCGCTTTTTCCAGATGGTTGGGAAGAGCATTAACTGCGGCTGCCAAGCGGGCATTGTCGCTCCAGACGCTGATCAATGACAGGCCGGCGACGATGGAATTGACAAAGGATTTGGTGGCCGCGACGGCAATTTCCGGTCCGGCCTGAATGTCGATGGCGATGTCGGATGCTGTCGCCA
This genomic window contains:
- a CDS encoding ROK family protein, with amino-acid sequence MIVCFDIGGTAIKGAIAYSPEDIRPFPRQPTPGQDFDAFVGVIRSIIAEAGEVPSCVAISICGIIDVDSRRAVVANIPCIHGRLLQHDLEEALDLPVLIANDADCFAIAEAGLGAGRGHRVVFGVILGTGVGGGLVVDGKLINSDGGFAGEWGHGPIAATEVGEPPVTIPRFQCGCGQKGCIDAICSARGMEKLHTHLSGENRSSEDIVKDWESNEPKASQTIAAFVELLSSPLALVVNTTGANILPVGGGLSNATRLVEAIDLAVRARILRRFNYPIVVPAQCRLEPGLIGAALLGLARPN
- the nagA gene encoding N-acetylglucosamine-6-phosphate deacetylase produces the protein MISSLTAPSSFAVTGGRIFDGVRFHDDQALIVDQGRIADIVSENAVPAALARVDAGSALVVPGFIDLQVNGGGGVLLNNQPDLDGIRTICAAHARFGTTALLPTLITDRPALRDQVLSLGRQAEAEQIPGYLGLHLEGPHLSLARKGTHDPALIRPMNDDDLAKLIAAAGTFGTALITIAPESVTPQQVKALRAAGYHISLGHTDANCAQIGAYVEAGATLVTHLFNAMSQMGNREPGLVGAALSSETLSCGIIADGFHVDPVSMGIALRAKRGSGRIFLVTDAMSSIGTDETGFMLNGRPVYRQGGRLTLADGTLAGADIDMLSCIRFVHEKLATTFEEALNMASLYPAQAIGCETKGQLAPGKDADFLLLTPQLDLVSTWIAGTCVHSTATNSEARRA
- a CDS encoding SIS domain-containing protein, which translates into the protein MTTTMRQEINEIPQAVSRLLNDSRASLEQAGAALRKRDPAVLVTIARGSSDHAAHFLKYAVELELGIVVASLGPSLASIYQAPLKLDRAAALAISQSGASPDLVALAKSAVAGGATTISLLNTISSPLATASDIAIDIQAGPEIAVAATKSFVNSIVAGLSLISVWSDNARLAAAVNALPNHLEKALNLDWSGLVEVLKDADSLYMLGRGPTLAIACEAALKCKETSELHAEAYSSAEVLHGPVSLVSANFPIIAFAARDKAEASIAATANGLAAKNASVFLTSSLAKEANHLPFIETGHPLTDALALIVPYYGMVESLSRARGLDPDKPAALKKVTETR